In Papaver somniferum cultivar HN1 chromosome 1, ASM357369v1, whole genome shotgun sequence, a genomic segment contains:
- the LOC113273991 gene encoding CENP-B homolog protein 2-like: MDTRKKFLIVDNCPGHPKTIEGLQNVELLFLPPKTTLKTQPCDAGIIRAFKMHYCRRFYRGLLKGYELGPSNPEKINALDAMNLAISAWTIDVRASTLSNCFRHCKLRSTDNTSLENLDEHTNGEFTRDLQNLIKKLGYHNSMNVEDVQKYPEKKEVTQLLTDEEIIEKVVGTDKDVEEEDESSTIEPPSRNEAIKAAKRILPMS; encoded by the coding sequence atgGATACAAGAAAAAAATTCCTGATTGTGGATAATTGTCCTGGTCATCCAAAAACTATTGAAGGACTGCAAAATGTTGAATTACTTTTTTTGCCACCAAAGACAACTTTAAAAACTCAACCTTGTGACGCGGGGATTATACGAGCTTTTAAAATGCATTATTGTCGTCGATTTTATAGAGGTCTTTTAAAAGGCTATGAATTAGGGCCGTCAAATCCAGAAAAAATAAATGCGTTAGATGCAATGAATCTTGCAATTTCAGCATGGACTATCGATGTTCGTGCAAGCACACTTTCAAACTGCTTTCGCCATTGTAAACTTCGATCAACAGATAACACAAGTTTAGAAAATTTGGATGAACATACAAACGGTGAATTCACTCGAGACTTGCAAAATCTGATCAAGAAGTTGGGCTATCACAATTCAATGAATGTCGAAGATGTCCAAAAATATCCGGAAAAAAAAGAAGTTACACAGTTGTTGACTGATGAAGAAATAATCGAGAAAGTTGTGGGAACTGAtaaagatgtggaagaagaagatgaaagttcAACAATAGAGCCCCCTTCACGAAACGAGGCTATTAAAGCGGCAAAAAGAATACTCCCTATGTCCTAA
- the LOC113321099 gene encoding putative disease resistance RPP13-like protein 1 produces MAHILTIGAAGIVNKLVDSVSREIGMTWGVKDDLKKLLNTLEMILSKIVDAELKQEKSNDLRLWLKSLKDIAYDVDDVMDSLSYEAMRRQHERDGLKNKVLDFVSSSNPLAFRLSMAKKLKDINKRLDVVAMEMGRFQLQTTPANTTMAHDDSSGQLSRQTTSSVDESETFEREDDKNEIVKILTMVNASSSSSSTSLMNPDRKNEKVAVISLVGVGGLGKTKLAQLVYNDKLVMKHFDLRMWVCVSEDFDLKALLVKLLESITQNMEFNNIPDVGVLAEKVREELAEKKYLLVLDNMWNEDAERWERLKSLLAVGAQGSKILINTRRIQVADVVKGSISPFKLKHLEEDECWSIIAKIAFSHGGALKTSKMTNIGREIAKRCGGLPLAAKFLGSLMHSKSEESDWLSIQENEIWNSPVCQNKIMPILRLSYDNLSSELKQCFSYCSLFPKDREINKEALIQLWMAEGYLDSSAQTNRSLEETGDEYFERLVGSSFLEGVKKNVLGDITTCKMHDLVHDLAVEVTGDGECMSLKVSELNNASEFRRLTLTMDEELSATLHETIGNIKKLRTLIVLEPMHTLNLDRFSRNKHLRVLHLGHLGVDCSDILYSTAKLRHLRYLNLLSINFAVATKIGESIVRFYNLQTLVLMGCIHVQDVLRRIECLKNLRYLDISCTDVKELPDSVTSLGNLRRLDLNHCISLTAFPSSVTGLQYLRFLDMSFTPIEELPSFISRLHNLQTLDLTNCSRLRALPEYVTSLKHLRIFNFSDCPLVKTLPKNFGALTQLRSLNLGGTGVQVIPESCVSLKNLEFLNLFFCELPEEVNHWTKLREFYYRKEGTPTGIGELVRLQILSYRVIKSVAGTSECYNGIEEIGKLNLLEELLIFDVENVKDPIHAGKANLQRKQNLRYLGLYYGENLLEDNCCSDSIMVLEALQPPTNLRNLKIVNFMGLDIPKWLSVPSNLPNLEQLELEYCKEIKHLPAVIGQFQRLRFFELTGMSFKSLDVDLPLVNEINLTDMLHLKEIRCCCPLLQNLKIVGSKSLIEFPSFPSLQQLYLEKTNHKLVSSISRNLTSLTKILLANIEELVYFPVSILQNNRNLQVLSFNGCKQFEGFRVNSGEDEIALFGALQRLVLMNCPALKFLPDLRRWNSLWKLSIFRCPLLRLTLTYDLKSLSFLKELYVDFIQRNEQHGAISDADDLINLLQ; encoded by the coding sequence ATGGCACACATTCTTACTATCGGTGCAGCAGGAATCGTAAACAAGTTGGTGGATTCTGTTTCTCGTGAGATTGGTATGACATGGGGTGtcaaagatgacttgaaaaagctTCTGAACACCTTAGAAATGATTCTTTCCAAAATTGTTGATGCTGAGCTGAAGCAAGAGAAGAGCAATGATTTGAGACTCTGGTTGAAAAGCCTCAAGGACATTGCTTATGACGTTGATGATGTAATGGATAGTCTCTCCTATGAAGCAATGCGGCGTCAGCATGAAAGGGATGGTTTGAAGAATAAGGTACTGGATTTTGTTTCATCTTCGAACCCACTTGCTTTTCGTTTGAGTATGGCTAAAAAGCTCAAAGACATCAACAAAAGGTTAGACGTAGTTGCCATGGAAATGGGTAGGTTTCAGTTGCAAACTACACCTGCTAATACTACTATGGCGCATGATGATAGTAGTGGGCAACTGAGCAGACAAACCACCTCTTCGGTAGATGAGTCAGAAACTTTTGAAAGGGAAGATGATAAAAATGAAATCgtgaaaatattaacaatggtcaacgcttcatcatcatcatcatcaacttcaCTTATGAATCCTGATCGAAAAAACGAAAAGGTTGCTGTGATTTCTTTGGTGGGAGTTGGGGGACTCGGCAAGACAAAACTGGCTCAACTCGTCTACAATGACAAGTTGGTAATGAAACACTTTGACCTAAGAATGTGGGTCTGTGTCtctgaagattttgatttgaaggCCCTTTTAGTGAAATTGTTGGAGTCCATTACTCAAAATATGGAGTTCAATAATATACCAGATGTTGGCGTACTGGCGGAAAAAGTTCGTGAAGAGCTGGCTGAGAAGAAGTACTTGTTAGTCCTTGACAATATGTGGAACGAGGATGCTGAGCGATGGGAGAGGCTTAAAAGTTTGTTGGCAGTCGGAGCTCAAGGAAGTAAAATTTTAATTAATACACGCAGAATCCAGGTTGCAGATGTTGTGAAGGGAAGTATTTCTCCGTTCAAATTGAAacatttagaagaagatgaatgttgGTCGATCATCGCCAAGATAGCCTTTTCTCACGGAGGGGCACTGAAAACTTCTAAAATGACAAACATCGGAAGAGAGATAGCAAAAAGATGTGGGGGCTTACCGCTTGCAGCAAAATTTCTTGGAAGCTTAATGCACTCTAAAAGTGAAGAAAGTGATTGGCTGTCAATTCAAGAAAATGAGATTTGGAATTCACCGGTATGTCAGAACAAAATAATGCCAATACTAAGATTGAGTTATGATAACTTGTCATCTGAGTTGAAACAGTGCTTTTCCTATTGCTCCCTATTTCCCAAAGACAGGGAGATCAATAAAGAAGCTCTTATTCAGTTATGGATGGCAGAAGGATACCTTGATTCGTCTGCACAAACCAATAGATCGCTTGAAGAAACTGGCGatgaatattttgagaggttGGTGGGGAGCTCATTCCTCGAGGGTGTCAAGAAGAATGTGTTGGGTGACATAACAACCTGCAAAATGCATGACCTTGTGCACGATCTTGCTGTAGAGGTTACTGGGGATGGTGAATGCATGTCTCTCAAGGTAAGCGAGTTGAATAATGCTTCTGAATTTCGCCGTTTAACGTTAACGATGGATGAAGAATTATCAGCAACTTTGCATGAAACAATAGGTAATATAAAGAAGTTGCGGACACTTATTGTCCTTGAACCAATGCATACCTTGaaccttgacagattctccaggAATAAGCACTTGCGTGTTTTGCATTTGGGTCATCTTGGTGTAGACTGTTCAGACATTTTATACTCGACTGCTAAGCTAAGGCATTTAAGGTACTTGAACCTTTTGTCTATAAATTTTGCCGTAGCGACGAAGATTGGGGAGTCCATCGTTAGATTTTATAATTTGCAGACTTTGGTATTAATGGGGTGTATTCATGTTCAAGATGTTCTTAGAAGAATAGAATGCTTAAAAAATCTTAGATACCTTGACATCTCATGTACGGATGTCAAAGAACTACCTGATTCTGTCACTAGCCTCGGTAACTTGCGAAGATTAGATCTAAATCACTGCATAAGCTTAACCGCCTTTCCCAGTTCTGTTACTGGTTTGCAATATCTTAGATTTCTTGATATGTCTTTTACACCTATTGAAGAACTGCCTAGTTTTATTAGTAGACTCCACAATTTGCAGACATTAGATCTCACTAACTGCAGCAGATTAAGAGCCTTACCGGAGTATGTGACAAGTCTTAAGCATTTGAGAATATTCAATTTCTCTGATTGCCCACTAGTAAAAACCCTACCCAAAAATTTTGGAGCCTTAACACAGCTAAGGTCCCTTAACCTGGGTGGTACTGGTGTCCAAGTAATACCAGAGTCTTGTGTTTCCCTCAAAAATCTTGAGTTccttaaccttttcttttgtgagCTTCCCGAAGAGGTAAATCATTGGACAAAACTGAGAGAGTTTTATTACCGTAAGGAGGGCACACCAACTGGTATTGGAGAACTAGTTCGTCTGCAGATATTGAGTTACAGGGTAATTAAATCTGTCGCAGGAACGTCTGAATGTTATAATGGTATAGAAGAGATAGGAAAGCTGAATTTACTTGAGGAGCTACTTATTTTTGATGTTGAGAACGTGAAAGACCCCATACATGCTGGTAAAGCAAATTTGCAAAGGAAGCAGAACCTCCGGTATTTGGGATTGTATTATGGTGAAAATTTGCTGGAGGACAATTGTTGCAGTGACAGTATTATGGTATTAGAAGCTCTCCAACCTCCGACAAATTTGAGAAATTTGAAAATTGTTAACTTCATGGGGTTGGACATCCCCAAATGGCTGTCTGTTCCTTCTAATCTTCCAAATCTGGAACAGCTGGAACTGGAATACTGCAAAGAAATTAAACACCTTCCTGCGGTCATCGGGCAGTTTCAACGTCTAaggttttttgagttaacaggaATGTCTTTCAAGAGTTTGGATGTCGATCTTCCTTTGGTAAATGAAATCAATCTTACGGATATGTTACACCTAAAGGAGATACGCTGTTGCTGTCCTTTACTTCAGAATCTGAAGATCGTTGGGTCCAAAAGCTTGATAGAATTCCCTTCCTTTCCTTCTCTGCAGCAATTGTATTTAGAGAAGACCAATCACAAGTTAGTAAGCTCTATTAGTCGCAACCTGACCTCTCTCACCAAGATTCTTTTAGCAAATATAGAGGAGCTTGTTTACTTCCCAGTAAGCATACTACAAAACAACCGCAATCTTCAAGTTCTAAGTTTTAATGGATGTAAACAGTTTGAAGGCTTTCGCGTAAATTCTGGTGAGGACGAGATTGCACTATTTGGCGCTCTTCAGAGATTGGTCTTGATGAATTGTCCAGCACTAAAGTTTCTACCAGATTTACGCAGATGGAATTCTCTTTGGAAATTATCCATCTTCCGGTGTCCACTATTGCGGTTGACTTTAACCTATGATCTTAAATCCCTCTCCTTTCTTAAAGAATTGTATGTTGATTTTATTCAACGAAATGAGCAGCATGGAGCTATATCTGATGCAGACGACTTGATCAATTTGTTGCAGTAG